The window CAGTGGCCCTCGCGCACCAGGAAGAAGCGTTCGCGCACGGTGCCGTCCTCGCCCGGGCGCGTGGCCCGGCCCAGGGGGTAGGTGCGGCAGGCCGAGGGGCGGTGGGGATACACCGTGCAGCCCTGCGGGCTGACGAAGGGGCAACTGCGGCGCTTGTCGTCGCGCATGCGCAGGCGCATGAGGGGCAGGCCGGTGTCCGGCGCCAGGGCCACGTGGGCCCGGGTGCGGATGAATTCGGCGCTGGACTCGCCCAGGGCCTGGCGCAGGCGCAGCACGTCAAAGGGCGTGAGCATCAGGTTCAGGTCACCGCAGCAGGCGTTGAAGCAGGGCACCTGCGGGTGGCAGGCGAAGCGGAACTCCTGGTCCGGCGCCAGCTCGGGCAGGCTGTCCAGGAAGCGTTGGGTGGCGTCGTGGTCGCGGGTGGGGGCGTCGTCGCTCATGGGGCGGGGCATCCCACGCGGGGCGGGCAAAGTCAAGCCGGGGACGGGGCGCGGCGGGGCCGGGCGGCGCGGGCGGCGGCGCGGCAAGCCCGGGAAGGCGCAACCGTGCGCACGCTGGCGGGCGCGGGAGCGCGGCCCGGGCGTCTTGCGGGCCGCCCGGGCTTGGGGTAGTGTGCCCGAAATCCACCGTCATCCCGGAGTGTCGCCATGAACCGCTTGCGCGCCCTTGTCCTTTGCAGCCTGGCCCTGGCCGTGCTGGCCGGATGCAGCACCAAATCCAACCTCGTGCCCCT is drawn from Desulfocurvus vexinensis DSM 17965 and contains these coding sequences:
- a CDS encoding YkgJ family cysteine cluster protein, yielding MSDDAPTRDHDATQRFLDSLPELAPDQEFRFACHPQVPCFNACCGDLNLMLTPFDVLRLRQALGESSAEFIRTRAHVALAPDTGLPLMRLRMRDDKRRSCPFVSPQGCTVYPHRPSACRTYPLGRATRPGEDGTVRERFFLVREGHCKGFGQDSTFTPATWLADQELAVYNASNDRTMRLMARIKDTGRPIDPRRANMAALALYQLDSFADFIRDTGLLERLDMAPGRAEAVLADEAARLEFAQDWLTLVLFGACPGLEVRR